A genomic segment from Luteolibacter flavescens encodes:
- a CDS encoding peptidase U32 family protein — protein MHADLTPELLSPAGNWDCARAAVAAGADAIYFGMPKFNARLRADNFTEEDLPGLMEFLHKHGVKGFIAMNTLIFTGELEAAERQLRLIAEAGVDALIIQDLGLAKMAREIAPKVELHASTQMTITAPEGLRFIESLFPLERAVLARELSVKEIERFGTSPSTPLEVFVHGALCVAYSGQCLTSESLGQRSANRGECAQACRMPYELEVDGVRRELGEVRYLLSPQDLAAVDFIPDLVRAGVKSFKIEGRLKTPEYVAAVTRVYRKALDAALADAAPATSPISSDDRYELEMTFSRGLTSGWLGGTNHPYLTHGRFGKKRGPLLGTIAACGGTWIELTDRTDIPLKPGDGVVFDAGENRDLEQGAKIWKIEGERIVFHRTFSGINFTRLKPGQTIYKTSDEKLESDIRRFWQNAKLREKKAPLHLTVTGRPGEPLHVAAASGTLATSAASTLALQEASKHALSAETLIAQFSRLGDTPYELASLDCQLQGECHIALSELNRLRREIVDALAAQDGPDQPAAGPTRITARDLLPPRGLQPSGPAAPQLSVLCRSLPQVEAALESDIATIYCDFEDPRRYKEAVALKSEISDPKSQIHLATPRILKPGETGYLKLIERAEPDGVLLRNLASLDYYKHRSDLRKTGDFSLNVANPITAKLLKEAAALDTLTISYDLNIGQVMDLLQGAPPEWFELTLHQHMPMFHMEHCVFCTFLSEGTTYKDCGRPCESHVVHLRDRVGQKHRLMADVGCRNTLFNGRAQTGARFYDDLRTTGLAKFRIELLDEDDLGALRTIAAYQDLLTGRTDAVTLLDNVKAFEKLGVTEGTLV, from the coding sequence ATGCACGCCGATCTCACGCCCGAACTCCTCAGCCCAGCCGGGAACTGGGACTGCGCCCGCGCCGCCGTGGCCGCCGGGGCGGACGCGATCTACTTCGGCATGCCCAAGTTCAATGCCCGCCTGCGCGCGGACAATTTCACCGAGGAGGACCTGCCGGGCCTCATGGAATTCCTCCACAAGCACGGCGTGAAGGGCTTCATCGCGATGAATACCCTGATCTTCACCGGCGAGCTGGAAGCGGCGGAACGCCAGCTCCGCCTCATCGCCGAGGCCGGTGTGGACGCCCTCATCATCCAGGACCTCGGCCTCGCCAAGATGGCCCGCGAGATCGCGCCAAAGGTGGAGCTGCACGCGTCCACCCAGATGACCATCACCGCGCCGGAAGGCCTGCGCTTCATCGAGTCGCTCTTCCCGCTGGAGCGCGCCGTGCTCGCCCGCGAGCTGTCGGTGAAGGAAATCGAGCGCTTTGGCACCTCGCCGAGCACGCCACTGGAAGTCTTCGTCCACGGCGCGCTGTGCGTCGCCTACTCCGGCCAGTGCCTGACCAGCGAATCGCTCGGCCAGCGCTCCGCGAACCGCGGCGAGTGCGCGCAGGCCTGCCGCATGCCCTACGAGCTGGAGGTGGATGGCGTGCGCCGCGAGCTGGGCGAGGTGCGGTACCTGCTCAGCCCGCAGGACCTGGCCGCCGTCGATTTCATCCCGGACCTCGTGCGCGCCGGCGTGAAGTCCTTCAAGATCGAGGGCCGCCTGAAGACCCCCGAGTACGTCGCCGCCGTCACCCGCGTCTATCGCAAGGCGCTCGACGCCGCCCTCGCCGATGCCGCGCCCGCTACATCCCCCATCTCCAGCGACGACCGCTACGAGCTGGAGATGACCTTCTCCCGCGGCCTCACCAGCGGCTGGCTGGGCGGGACAAATCATCCCTACCTCACCCACGGCCGCTTTGGCAAAAAGCGCGGCCCGCTGCTCGGCACCATCGCCGCCTGCGGTGGCACGTGGATCGAACTCACCGACCGCACGGACATCCCGCTGAAGCCGGGCGATGGCGTGGTCTTCGACGCTGGAGAGAACCGCGACCTGGAGCAGGGCGCGAAGATCTGGAAGATCGAGGGCGAGCGCATCGTCTTCCACCGCACCTTCAGCGGCATCAATTTCACCCGCCTGAAGCCCGGGCAGACGATCTACAAGACCTCCGACGAAAAGCTGGAGTCGGACATCCGCCGCTTCTGGCAGAATGCAAAGCTGCGCGAGAAGAAGGCGCCGCTGCACCTGACCGTCACCGGCCGGCCAGGCGAGCCGCTGCACGTCGCCGCGGCATCCGGCACCCTGGCCACATCGGCCGCGTCCACCCTCGCGCTGCAGGAGGCGTCGAAGCACGCGCTGAGTGCCGAGACGCTCATCGCGCAATTCAGCCGCCTCGGCGACACGCCCTACGAGCTGGCCTCGCTCGATTGCCAGCTCCAGGGCGAGTGCCACATCGCGCTCTCCGAGCTGAACCGCCTGCGCCGCGAGATCGTGGACGCACTCGCCGCGCAGGATGGCCCGGACCAGCCCGCCGCCGGGCCCACCCGCATCACCGCGCGCGACCTGCTGCCGCCGCGCGGCCTGCAGCCGTCCGGGCCCGCCGCACCGCAGCTCTCCGTCCTCTGCCGCAGCCTCCCGCAGGTGGAGGCCGCGCTCGAGTCCGACATCGCCACCATCTACTGCGACTTCGAGGACCCGCGCCGCTACAAGGAGGCCGTCGCCCTCAAATCTGAAATTTCAGATCCCAAATCCCAGATCCACCTCGCCACCCCGCGCATCCTGAAGCCCGGCGAGACTGGCTACCTGAAGCTCATCGAGCGCGCGGAGCCGGACGGCGTGCTGCTGCGGAACCTGGCCTCGCTCGACTACTACAAACATCGTAGCGACCTGCGGAAGACCGGCGACTTCTCGCTGAACGTGGCCAACCCCATCACCGCGAAGCTGCTGAAGGAAGCCGCCGCCCTCGACACGCTGACCATCTCCTACGACCTGAATATCGGCCAGGTGATGGACCTGCTCCAGGGCGCGCCGCCGGAGTGGTTCGAGCTGACGCTGCACCAGCACATGCCCATGTTTCACATGGAGCACTGCGTCTTCTGCACCTTTCTCAGCGAGGGGACGACCTACAAGGACTGCGGCCGCCCGTGCGAGAGCCACGTGGTCCACCTGCGCGACCGCGTGGGGCAAAAGCACCGCCTGATGGCCGACGTCGGCTGCCGGAACACGCTCTTCAACGGCCGCGCCCAGACCGGCGCGCGCTTCTACGACGACCTCCGCACCACGGGCCTCGCGAAGTTCCGCATCGAACTCCTCGACGAGGACGACCTCGGCGCGCTCCGCACCATCGCCGCCTACCAGGACCTCCTCACCGGCCGCACCGACGCCGTCACCCTGCTCGACAACGTGAAGGCCTTCGAAAAACTCGGCGTCACCGAGGGCACCCTCGTCTGA